The Paenibacillus sp. MBLB1832 genome has a window encoding:
- the rarD gene encoding EamA family transporter RarD: MKQGLGYAIIAYIAWGLLPIYWRLFGTLKAGEILAHRVIWSFVFMLLLIFLSKGKGKQLWSMLTNRRTMLVVGTSSLLISANWLIFIWAVNHGHVIESSLGYYINPLFNIMLAVIFLREKPTGAQWLAVALAGVGVLIATIDYGRIPWVSLSLAASFGLYSLVKKKVSYDASTGLAGETAVVFPLAIAYIVYLYASHQSTVDTLSTLHFVMLLLAGAATAMPLLWFAKAASRLPLSMLGFIQYIGPSIQLMLSIFVFKEPFSPMLLISFGFIWSALVVYALASIRVARVVKTNSVTT, from the coding sequence ATGAAACAAGGTTTAGGTTATGCCATCATTGCGTATATCGCTTGGGGCTTACTGCCCATTTATTGGAGGCTGTTCGGAACGCTGAAAGCAGGCGAAATCCTGGCTCACCGTGTGATCTGGTCATTCGTGTTTATGCTGCTGCTGATCTTTCTCAGCAAAGGCAAGGGCAAACAGCTTTGGAGCATGCTCACCAATCGGCGAACGATGCTCGTCGTGGGGACAAGTTCCCTGCTAATAAGCGCGAACTGGTTGATTTTCATTTGGGCCGTGAATCATGGCCATGTGATTGAATCCAGCCTGGGTTATTACATTAACCCTTTATTTAATATCATGCTCGCCGTTATCTTCCTGCGAGAGAAACCAACCGGCGCCCAATGGCTTGCGGTTGCGCTGGCGGGTGTTGGTGTTTTGATTGCCACCATCGATTACGGCCGTATTCCATGGGTTTCACTGTCCTTGGCCGCGTCCTTCGGCTTGTACAGCCTCGTGAAGAAAAAAGTCTCCTACGACGCCTCCACGGGACTCGCTGGAGAAACCGCGGTCGTGTTCCCGTTGGCGATCGCGTACATTGTCTATCTCTACGCGTCGCATCAATCGACGGTGGACACGCTGTCCACGCTGCACTTCGTGATGCTGCTGCTCGCCGGCGCTGCGACTGCGATGCCGCTGCTCTGGTTCGCCAAAGCAGCATCACGCTTGCCGCTGTCCATGCTGGGCTTCATCCAGTACATTGGACCTTCGATTCAGCTGATGCTCAGCATCTTTGTCTTTAAAGAACCATTCTCGCCGATGCTGCTTATCAGCTTCGGATTCATCTGGAGCGCGCTCGTCGTGTACGCGTTGGCGTCCATCCGCGTCGCGCGTGTGGTGAAAACGAACAGTGTGACGACATGA
- a CDS encoding nitric oxide synthase oxygenase → MKVQDPQLDQAIPFIQECYTELGKSQSQIDARIVEIGHAIRHHGEYVHTLEELEHGAKMAWRNSNRCIGRLFWESLRIHDARHVETEDEMAEALLRHIEVATNGGKIRPVITVFPPAREGKPRVQIKNEQLIRYAGYETEDGIIGDPISLAFTRECQAMGWQGAGTPFDVLPLLIQVGERAPKLYEIPKELVLEVPIRHPELPAFEQLGLQWYAVPMVANMYLNIGGVIYPAAPFNGWYMGTEIGARNFADEARYNMLPQVAAIMGLDTSRESTLWRDKALVELNVAVLSSFQQHGVTIVDHHTAAKQFKRFEDKEAKSGRDVTGDWTWLIPPMSPAATHIFHSHYTNEVKLPNFFYRNKKR, encoded by the coding sequence ATGAAAGTGCAGGACCCACAACTAGATCAAGCGATCCCTTTTATCCAAGAATGCTACACCGAATTGGGCAAAAGTCAGTCCCAAATCGACGCGCGCATTGTTGAGATTGGGCACGCGATACGCCATCATGGCGAGTATGTGCACACGTTAGAAGAGCTGGAGCATGGTGCGAAAATGGCTTGGCGCAACAGCAACCGCTGTATCGGCCGCCTGTTCTGGGAGTCGCTTCGTATCCACGATGCGCGGCATGTCGAAACCGAAGACGAGATGGCCGAGGCGCTGCTGCGGCATATCGAAGTCGCGACGAACGGGGGCAAAATTCGACCCGTCATCACGGTCTTCCCGCCTGCGCGCGAGGGTAAGCCCCGCGTTCAGATCAAGAACGAGCAGCTGATTCGCTATGCAGGCTATGAGACGGAAGATGGGATCATCGGCGATCCCATCTCGTTGGCGTTCACGCGAGAATGCCAGGCGATGGGCTGGCAAGGTGCCGGCACGCCTTTCGATGTGCTGCCCCTCCTGATTCAGGTGGGGGAGCGTGCGCCGAAGCTATACGAGATTCCGAAGGAGCTCGTTCTGGAAGTGCCGATCAGGCATCCGGAGCTGCCTGCTTTTGAGCAATTGGGGCTGCAATGGTATGCAGTGCCCATGGTCGCGAACATGTACCTCAACATCGGAGGCGTGATCTATCCAGCGGCTCCGTTCAACGGGTGGTACATGGGTACCGAGATCGGCGCGCGGAATTTCGCCGACGAGGCGAGATACAACATGCTGCCGCAGGTCGCGGCCATCATGGGGCTCGACACCTCGCGCGAGTCCACACTGTGGCGGGACAAGGCGCTGGTTGAGCTGAATGTCGCGGTGCTGTCGTCGTTCCAGCAGCATGGCGTCACCATTGTCGATCATCACACCGCGGCGAAGCAGTTCAAGCGGTTTGAGGACAAGGAAGCGAAGAGTGGACGCGACGTGACAGGCGATTGGACGTGGCTGATTCCGCCGATGTCGCCAGCTGCGACGCATATTTTTCACTCGCATTATACGAATGAAGTGAAGCTGCCGAACTTCTTTTATCGGAATAAGAAGCGGTAG
- a CDS encoding pirin family protein — protein MIQVYPANTRNSTDVGWLKSHKSFSFGDYFDENNVSFGVMRVCNDDDIAAGRGFGPHPHSDMEIVSIVLSGAIKHEDSLGHVAVTGSNGVQRMSAGSGVIHAEYNASETEPLSLFQLWFMPAKRGMEPSFENVTYEPAAMVNHLLPVVTPEGGPHIAQIHQDMRIYLSKLDSGKELVFKQGENRRIFLMLVSGKCSANDVVLASKDSARMQGESTLTIRALEDTHLMLIDLP, from the coding sequence GTGATCCAAGTTTACCCAGCCAACACCCGCAACTCTACCGATGTGGGGTGGCTCAAGAGCCACAAAAGCTTCTCGTTCGGCGATTATTTTGATGAAAATAATGTGAGCTTTGGCGTTATGCGTGTCTGTAATGACGATGATATCGCGGCAGGTCGGGGGTTCGGACCACATCCCCATAGTGATATGGAGATCGTCAGTATCGTGCTTAGCGGAGCGATCAAGCATGAAGATAGTCTGGGGCATGTCGCTGTAACAGGGTCAAATGGTGTACAGCGGATGTCAGCAGGCAGCGGTGTCATTCATGCCGAGTATAATGCATCAGAGACGGAGCCGCTCAGTCTGTTTCAACTGTGGTTTATGCCTGCGAAGCGGGGAATGGAGCCGTCTTTTGAAAATGTGACCTATGAGCCAGCGGCCATGGTAAACCATCTGCTGCCTGTCGTCACACCAGAGGGGGGGCCGCATATCGCGCAAATTCACCAGGATATGCGCATCTACCTCAGCAAGCTGGATAGCGGCAAAGAGCTTGTTTTCAAGCAAGGCGAGAATCGCCGCATTTTTCTCATGCTCGTCAGCGGGAAATGTTCGGCCAATGATGTTGTACTGGCTTCGAAGGATAGTGCTCGTATGCAAGGAGAGTCGACGTTGACGATTCGAGCATTGGAAGATACGCACCTGATGTTGATTGACTTACCATAA
- the abc-f gene encoding ribosomal protection-like ABC-F family protein, with translation MLIVNGQNIKKYHGAQLVLENVTFEIHQGERVGLVGRNGSGKSTLLRLISKMEKPDEGQLTVRKDTGIGYLAQIPTTWESFTVYDVLAASFQKLLACRSTMRELEGEMASPAVLNDEKQMDQLLKRYAQLQERFEREGGYELDARIDQVANGLRIAKGMYERDFASLSGGEKTKITLASQLIGKPDLLLLDEPTNHLDLAGVEWLEEYLKHYDGACIIVSHDRYFLDLVVTKIVELEDGESTTYHSSYSGYVKEKEVRLLQQFAEYQEQQKVIKKMKETIKQLIEWGRIGGNEKFFRRAFSMQKALDRMEKLKRPVLDPKAADFDLKPEDRSGRRVLHFENVTKQYGDKLLLGQANGSIEYGEKVMIVGHNGSGKTTLLKMLLGDVQPDGGELELGARVDIGYLAQQAYPADDKKSVLAYFCEEAKLEEGEARGRLAAYLFYGADVFKSVSSLSGGEWTRLRLALLVLRKPNLLILDEPTNHMDIASREALEDALEEFPGTVLAVTHDRYFMNRLARKIWELDKGKITVYLGNFDAYKEKSGELRAREELEAEERQYVADKAKTKVKQPVDSGAKRGKPAAASGKVAMEQQIANAEAALAELDHQLQQEGETLTPAELAALWEKREIVRKHLDERYEMWLLLEE, from the coding sequence ATGTTAATTGTTAATGGTCAAAATATAAAAAAATACCACGGTGCCCAGCTGGTGCTCGAGAATGTTACGTTTGAAATTCATCAAGGGGAACGTGTCGGACTTGTGGGTCGTAATGGCAGCGGGAAGTCAACGCTGCTGCGTCTTATTTCTAAAATGGAGAAGCCCGATGAGGGGCAGTTAACGGTGCGAAAAGATACAGGGATCGGGTATTTGGCTCAAATCCCAACAACCTGGGAGAGCTTCACGGTTTATGATGTGCTCGCTGCGAGCTTCCAGAAGCTGCTGGCTTGCCGTTCGACGATGCGCGAGCTTGAAGGAGAAATGGCGAGCCCAGCGGTATTGAACGATGAGAAGCAAATGGATCAGCTGCTGAAGCGGTACGCTCAGCTGCAGGAGCGATTCGAGCGGGAAGGGGGCTATGAGCTGGATGCGCGCATCGATCAAGTCGCGAATGGACTTCGGATCGCGAAGGGAATGTATGAGCGAGACTTTGCCTCGTTGTCTGGGGGAGAGAAGACAAAGATCACGTTAGCGTCCCAGCTAATCGGTAAGCCTGACTTGTTACTGCTCGATGAGCCGACGAATCATTTGGATTTGGCAGGCGTAGAGTGGCTGGAGGAGTACCTCAAGCATTATGACGGCGCCTGTATCATCGTCTCCCATGATCGTTACTTTCTAGACCTTGTCGTCACGAAAATCGTGGAATTGGAAGATGGGGAATCGACAACGTATCACAGCTCTTACTCGGGCTATGTGAAGGAGAAGGAAGTACGTCTTCTTCAGCAGTTTGCGGAGTACCAAGAGCAGCAGAAGGTTATCAAAAAGATGAAAGAGACGATCAAGCAACTGATCGAATGGGGGCGTATTGGCGGGAATGAGAAGTTTTTCCGCCGGGCATTTTCCATGCAGAAAGCGCTGGATCGGATGGAGAAGCTCAAGCGTCCTGTGCTGGATCCGAAAGCCGCTGATTTCGATTTGAAGCCGGAGGACCGCTCTGGTCGAAGAGTGCTGCACTTCGAGAATGTGACGAAGCAGTACGGCGATAAGCTGCTGCTGGGGCAGGCGAACGGTTCGATCGAGTACGGCGAGAAGGTCATGATCGTTGGGCATAACGGCTCAGGGAAAACGACCCTGCTGAAAATGCTGCTCGGCGACGTGCAGCCGGACGGCGGCGAACTCGAGCTAGGTGCTCGCGTCGACATCGGCTATCTGGCGCAGCAGGCGTATCCAGCGGATGATAAGAAATCCGTGCTGGCGTATTTCTGCGAGGAAGCGAAGCTGGAGGAGGGGGAAGCGCGGGGGCGTCTTGCGGCGTATTTATTTTATGGCGCAGATGTGTTCAAATCGGTGAGTTCCCTCTCTGGCGGAGAGTGGACGCGATTGCGGTTAGCGCTGCTCGTCCTGCGCAAGCCGAATTTGCTCATCCTCGATGAGCCGACAAATCACATGGACATCGCTTCACGCGAAGCGTTGGAAGATGCGCTCGAGGAGTTCCCCGGCACGGTGCTGGCGGTGACGCATGATCGGTATTTTATGAATCGGCTCGCACGCAAAATATGGGAGTTAGACAAAGGGAAGATTACCGTGTATTTGGGTAATTTTGATGCTTATAAGGAAAAGAGCGGAGAGCTTCGTGCCAGAGAAGAACTCGAAGCGGAGGAACGCCAGTACGTCGCGGATAAGGCGAAAACGAAAGTGAAACAGCCCGTGGATTCGGGGGCTAAGAGGGGGAAGCCAGCGGCGGCGTCTGGGAAAGTAGCTATGGAGCAGCAAATTGCGAACGCAGAAGCGGCGTTGGCGGAGCTGGATCACCAGCTGCAGCAGGAGGGCGAAACGTTGACGCCAGCGGAGCTCGCGGCGCTTTGGGAGAAGCGGGAAATCGTGCGGAAGCATTTGGATGAGCGATATGAAATGTGGCTTTTGCTTGAGGAATAA